A single Vicugna pacos chromosome 15, VicPac4, whole genome shotgun sequence DNA region contains:
- the DRC1 gene encoding dynein regulatory complex protein 1, with the protein MNPRGSLEVLEEKEDSAPILGPSIHSDNPQERIQARRLRIAARLEARRREALGEYLDGKKESEEDQSKSYKQKEESRLKLAKLLLCGTELVTNIQVAADIREIHRRVEEEEIKRQRLEKLENEVKTSQDKFDEITVKWEEGKQKRIPQELWEMLNAQQVHCAGLIEDKNKLINELQQELKTKDDQYVKDLKKQSDDICLLLERMEEQVKNVMKSFRQELYHIEKAFEAERQELLTSNKKKWERALQAHNARELEYLMNRIKRVEDYEKQLNKQRIRDCEEYNSIKIKLEQDVQILEQQLQQMKATYQLNQEKLEYNFQVLKKRDAESTVIKSQQKRKTNRLHDVLINLRSKYNKQVKLFQEENRSLTSDYKRLVTQFKELQKAMRHFALIDDKQFREIWLMNEEEAKDLISRAFDVDRIIHMQHLGLPWTAPDFWFLRNVGPISQQQKSATHILEEVLMQAEEEGAEESESESYLDLPKQVSAKTTRKILMLLCDESGFLIEKKLLGLLLPLEKDECYMLRLDAIFSALGIENEDDLYKLVNFFLKYQAHHLPPPQEQTSLVSALEPVEQLVLQGEKSGSLAEGEPQEQKPPPSPRLIHPNDVLKILEAFVMGLRKPRDFQVPVKLLKVVRDDSKDSEYWKALSTVIPSTKQNLWDALYTALEKYHLVLTQRAELLVENQCLEQQNTELQQLLQQYLDSRINSELQAPPTQVFRVPTK; encoded by the exons ATGAATCCGCGGGGATCCCTAGAGGtcctggaggagaaggaggattcCGCCCCGATTCTCGGGCCCTCGATACATTCTGATAACCCTCAGGAGCGGATCCAGGCCCGGCGCCTCCGCATCGCGGCGCGCCTGGAAGCCCGGAGGCG GGAAGCGCTAGGAGAATATTTAGATGGGAAGAAGGAGAGTGAGGAAGATCAAAGCAAGAGCtacaaacagaaagaagaaagcagactG AAATTGGCTAAACTGCTGCTCTGTGGCACTGAGTTGGTGACAAATATCCAGGTAGCTGCAGATATCAGAGAGATCCACAGGAGAGTCGAGGAAGAGGAGATAAAGCGTCAGCG ACTTGAAAAGCTGGAGAACGAGGTCAAGACCAGCCAGGACAAATTTGATGAGATCACCGTCAAGTGGGAGGAGGGCAAACAGAAGAGAATCCCCCAGGAGCTGTGGGAGATGCTCAATGCCCAGCAGGTGCACTGCGCTGGGCTGATAGAAGATAAGAACAAGCTGATCAACGAGTTACAGCAG gagttaaaaacaaaagatgaCCAGTATGTGAAGGATTTGAAAAAGCAGTCAGATGACATCTGCCTGCTCCTGGAGCGGATGGAAGAGCAAGTGAAGAATGTGATGAAAAGCTTTCGCCAGGAGCTCTATCACATTGAG AAAGCATTTGAGGCGGAGCGACAAGAGCTGCTGACCAGTAATAAGAAGAAGTGGGAGCGAGCCCTGCAGGCTCACAACGCCAGGGAG CTTGAATATCTCATGAACCGCATCAAGAGGGTAGAGGACTACGAGAAGCAGCTCAACAAGCAGAGGATCAGGGACTGCGAAGAGTACAACTCGATCAAGATCAAGCTGGAGCAGGACGTGCAG ATTCTTGAGCAACAGCTTCAGCAAATGAAAGCAACTTATCAGCTAAACCAAGAGAAGTTAGAGTACAACTTCCAGGTGCTGAAGAAAAGAGATGCAGAGAGCACAGTGATCAAATCCCAGCAGAAGAGGAAGACCAACCG CCTGCATGATGTTCTTATCAATCTGAGATCAAAATATAACAAGCAGGTAAAGCTGTTTCAGGAGGAGAACCGGTCACTAACGTCAGACTACAAACGCCTTGTGACGCAGTTCAAGGAGCTGCAGAAAGCCATGAG GCACTTTGCTCTTATTGATGACAAGCAGTTTCGGGAGATTTGGCTGATGAATGAAGAGGAGGCAAAGGATCTGATAAGCAGAGCCTTTGATGTGGACAGGATCATCCATATGCAACATCTGGGTCTCCCCTGGACGGCACCTGACTTCTGGTTCCTGAGGAACGTGGGGCCGATTTCTCAGCAGCAGAAGTCGGCCACACACATCTTAGAAGAAGTGCTGATGCAAGCAG AAGAGGAGGGTGCAGAGGAGTCTGAATCAGAGTCTTACCTGGACCTGCCAAAGCAAGTTTCAGCGAAAACTACCCGAAAGATCTTGATGCTCCTGTGTGACGAGTCG GGCTTCCTCATAGAGAAAAAGCTGCTGGGCCTTCTCCTGCCCCTGGAGAAGGACGAGTGTTACATGCTGAGGCTGGATGCCATCTTCTCA GCCCTTGGAATTGAAAATGAGGATGACTTGTATAAACTGGTGAACTTCTTCCTCAAATACCAAGCTCATCACTTACCTCCCCCCCAG GAGCAAACCAGCCTGGTCTCAGCATTGGAGCCAGTGGAACAGCTGGTCCTCCAGGGAGAGAAGTCGGGGAGCCTTGCAGAAGGGGAGCCACAAGAGCAGAAGCCCCCACCTTCTCCCAGGCTCATCCACCCCAATGACGTCCTCAAGATTCTGGAGGCCTTTGTCATGGGTCTGAGGAAGCCCAG GGACTTTCAGGTACCAGTGAAGTTGCTGAAGGTTGTGCGCGATGACTCAAAGGACTCTGAGTACTGGAAAGCCCTGAGCACGGTTATCCCTTCCACCAAGCAGAACCTCTGGGATGCCCTCTACACGGCCTTGGAGAAATACCA CCTTGTCCTGACCCAGAGAGCTGAGCTGCTGGTAGAAAACCAGTGTCTGGAGCAGCAGAACACGGAGCTCCAGCAGCTGCTGCAGCAGTATCTAGACTCCAGG ATAAACTCTGAACTGCAAGCTCCTCCGACCCAGGTGTTCCGGGTCCCCACAAAATAG